The proteins below come from a single Malus domestica chromosome 03, GDT2T_hap1 genomic window:
- the LOC103418847 gene encoding NAC transcription factor 32-like: MEKEPTFTTYSTMQLPPGFRFHPSDEELIVHYLRNKMISHPLPAQLITEIDLYKYNPWELPNKALFGEDEWYFFSPRDRKYPNGERPNRTAALGYWKAAGSDKPILTSCGSKRIGVKKALVFYTGRAPKGVKTEWIMNEYRLLDSTVNPSRSKGSMRLDDWVLCRVQQRGNTTKNICNAQDIYNTEFWRCLPKSGPTVRPTSPIHRADIITDFLYKDCRVLASILAGQPPSPIETSSASFQGRKDSYPVGSNNKVKSTVSISSSGINSTLKRKIREENTKENLFPLINLESKNKDGNVLLSKKLAAGNVVNCYIPNHLQNDIPKANPTVPANFEEFNEMGFLATYSS; the protein is encoded by the exons ATGGAGAAAGAACCCACATTCACGACTTATTCTACTATGCAATTGCCTCCGGGTTTCAGATTCCATCCATCAGATGAAGAACTCATCGTTCACTACTTGCGAAACAAAATGATTTCGCATCCGCTTCCAGCTCAGTTGATCACGGAGATCGATCTGTATAAGTATAATCCGTGGGAGCTACCCA ACAAGGCTTTGTTTGGAGAAGATGAATGGTACTTCTTCAGCCCGAGGGACCGGAAGTATCCGAATGGGGAGAGGCCTAATAGAACAGCAGCTTTGGGTTATTGGAAGGCTGCTGGAAGTGACAAGCCAATTCTCACCTCTTGTGGATCAAAGCGGATAggagtgaagaaggctttggtctTTTACACCGGTCGAGCTCCTAAAGGAGTTAAGACTGAATGGATCATGAACGAGTATAGACTGCTCGACAGTACGGTTAACCCCTCGAGATCCAAAGGTTCTATGAGA TTGGATGATTGGGTACTATGCCGAGTTCAACAGCGAGGAAACACAACAAAGAACATATGTAACGCTCAAGACATCTACAACACTGAATTTTGGAGGTGCCTACCAAAATCTGGGCCAACAGTACGGCCTACAAGTCCAATCCATCGTGCTGATATAATCACAGATTTTCTATACAAAGACTGTCGAGTATTAGCTTCCATCCTCGCCGGTCAACCTCCATCACCGATAGAGACCTCAAGTGCGAGCTTTCAAGGGCGCAAAGATAGCTATCCAGTCGGCTCAAATAATAAGGTAAAATCCACAGTATCAATTTCTTCTTCGGGCATTAATTCCACACTAAAAAGGAAGATTAGAgaagaaaatacaaaagaaaatctTTTTCCACTCATAAATCTagaaagcaagaacaaagatGGGAACGTTCTGCTTAGCAAGAAACTAGCAGCTGGTAATGTTGTCAACTGCTACATTCCAAACCACTTGCAAAATGACATACCCAAAGCAAATCCAACTGTTCCAGCCAACTTTGAGGAGTTTAATGAAATGGGCTTCCTCGCTACATACTCCTCGTAA